In the genome of Synchiropus splendidus isolate RoL2022-P1 chromosome 2, RoL_Sspl_1.0, whole genome shotgun sequence, the window GAAATATACACATCGTCTTTGGTCATAAAAATCTTTTGGTCATAAAAATCAACAACTCAAGTGAGGTGTGGTGTGGTGAGGAAGTTGATGATGAGTCAGTGGAGTTCACATCCGACTTTTTAACAACAATTCGAGCTCGATAACTCCTCCTGTAAGCTCGAAAACCAGACGAGAATTGTAACGGTGAATCACTTTCTATGATACTTTCGGGATCCGAATATCTGCGCTGCGCTGTAGTAGTAGATGCTGGAAACGATATCTTCCAGAGCTTCTGTCGACATCTAGTGGTCACAGTGTGAATTGTGAGCTCACACCCGTCGTTAGTTTAGAAgttcctgtttattttttccacagAATAGggtgtaaaataaacacagtttgTGGTGTAAGTCAAGGTCACAATGAGATTTTACTTATGGCTGAATAATTAGTCAATAAAGTAATTGTACTGTAGCTAtagtagaaacaaaaaaaactgactcTTGTATTTTCTTAAACATCTTACGTAATATAAATTCTTGTTGACTTTGTCTCTCAATAGGTGCAAGAATTGAATGCGTACATCGCAGGGATGCAGTGGTCAATAACAATTAATGATATGAACCTGAACATTATAAAGCATCCTCAGTCAATTACCGGGTCCAGTTGAACTACAATTCCCATAGCACCATCTTGCAAACGACGCCGTCACTTTTTGTAGATCTACAAACCACACGCCAAGACGCCGATGCCGTAGAAGGCTGCTCAATGGGAGCCATCTTGATAGTTTGTCTATCTGCAGCCACTGCTGCTCATACCGTCCGTTTGTATTTGGCTTAAAGGAGACGCAACAAAGCGTACAAGATGGTGGCGCTCCAGGGCCGCGAGAATAAGTAGGTTTACTATAGCTTTAAGAACGCCAAAATAGTGGCTGCTTCTTTAAAATTATATCCCTTTATTGCCGCATCGATAATTAAGAAAAAGTTTTCGATATCTCATCGATAATTTAACGCGTAAAATTAGCGACGAGCACAACGCGCACAGAAATGCCTCACTGTTTGATAAAGGCCTCTCGCTGTAAAAACGTATTTAAAGCTGGTACGCGCTTATCCTTCTAACAGTCGTGATTTAGAGGGCGGTGGGTTCGTGTTTTGCTGATGGAACCTACAAGCGAGCGACCTGATGATGTGAATAAAGGTGACGAGCTTGCGGAGGACAAGGCCGCAGAGCAGACCCCGGCCCCCAGTACGCCGGACACCCCGCGGAGGGGCCTGAGGAACGGGCGCTCCCGGTCAGGTGTCGCGGCTGACGTAAACGGGGCTGTAACCAGCCCACAGCAGAGCTCCGGCCGCGTTCTGAGAGATCGCTCCACGAGGTCCGTACCGGCCTGGCTGAAGGACGCCAAGAGcgatggagaggaagaggaaagtgCGGACAGTGGAGCGAGCAAGCGGAGGAAAGTCTCCAACTCCCGGCGCAAGAAGAACGTCGAGCCCGTGGGTTTGGTGGATGTTGGCGGTGAAGTAGCAGCTGACAGCCTTCAAGGAACTGAGTAAGTGGTCACCTGGGAAGCCTTGGACTATTTACAGGCtaaatgttttcaaacaaaTTCACACTTGCGTGGGACAGCCCCTGTCAAATTCACGCCTTCCTTATGGTGCGTCCCCTTCCTGCTGCCAGGAGGGTGGAGTGAAATATGTACTTCATCTTCACTCATAAACGTCAATAACTCTACGCTCTTGTGATGAAGTTAATAATGGATCAATCTGTTTCTCCAGCTCGGATGACTCCAAGGAACCTGTCCCAAATGCTCAAGGTGATTGGAAAGAAACATGAAGTGTTCTTTTCATTACCCTTTTTTATTTGCACGTGGGTTCACATGTGCTCCATTTCAACAGCACTGCCCCCTCGAAGGCTCCCGACCCAGATCCGGTCCAAGCCTTCAGCACCCAAGACTGTGTCTGGTTCTGCTAAGCCTGTGTTTAAGACTGAGCCAGGAGTAGAGAGTCAAGCTGGTGAGTCAGTTTTAAACGCTATGTGAAGCTGTGAATATTAGACTGTGGTGTTGAGTCCGAGACCGAGCCACAGACTTCGAGGGCCCGAGATCAAGTCAAGCCCCAAACCAACCTGAATGCAGAGTCACTtgattgttgaaaaaaaaaatggaagaaacaTGAGCATAAGCTACTTTGTTTCAAGGCTGTGATAACTTCATTCctactgtttgtttttcttctttgggGCTTCAGTGAGATTGTGTCCTTGGGAATTGTGCATTAGACCTGGTCACCTGAAAAAATGGAAGTATTGTCGAAAAGAGTGTAGGTTTCAAGAGATACTTGACAGCTATGTCTATATGTGTTTGAGCTGTCGATATAAAATCACATGCAAACATTTCAATCTGTTTGAAATCCCACCCTGCTTCAACCAAAAATCTCACATAGATTTAATGCTGTGAAAACCTGCAATGGTCCGCTAAAATCCTTGTGTCAGTAACTGTGAATCTCTTTACCTTTGTCTTGTAGCCACTGATGATGAgttgaaagtgaaagaaaagtgtGACATGTAAGTATCAAATGTGTTGCATGGTAATCATGGAAACCTTCTAAATAATTCTAAAATTGTTTCTAGTCATATTGACCGAGTAACCACACTGTGTAAGTTAAGCCTGTTAAGCTTTGAGTCTCCCTCATCTGATCTGTTagagaaaagaaagaggaagtggaTGATGTCTCAGAGCCTGCGATGGTGGACGAAGATGACCCAGACTTCAAGGACGACCCCAATGACCCGAACTTTGAGCCCGAGGACAGTGCCAGGTAGGGATgtgcgataacttatcgtacatgaTATctcgccaaacacaatctccacgatgatagttctgcatctcacgataaatgtgatgaacacgtgacacactcactgcattggacctgcatacgtgaacatgatgagagcgTGACGGCGCgtcacgctctccagctcctggGCGTTTGACAGGGcgctcctgctgcgctggctcCTCGGTGAAACACAGTGGTGAAactagttggatattggacagacctctgctccggtattggcggcggcgtcctcttctgcatccccattagggttcactgatcgtggaaacactctcacaggcagcgctaatgctacaacccagcATCAgtcagggaccatcaacaaattctaaagcggtcaaagtgttagtgaaatcttcaataaggcattgaaaaacaaccattttaggaatgagaattgtgaaaaggtttttcatcacacaagacaaaggtctaacagtttgtatcatgatttccAGAATAGAatttgactaaatgatcatttattcacgttatttataatatttctttGATATCATCTAGGAAAGGGGTCCATATTTAAAGtcaactgtgaagagacatgagatacagcagacagacggctcaatttaacccctaaatataGCTGAcacagcagtctgtcagacaccagcggcttctaccagagacatgaaacgTTGAATGGACTTCACTCATAAGTTTCACCattaaacagtttcaagagagactgtagtgtgtccagaCAATGAAAATGTACTTATTGTCACAATTATTGTTATTGCCAGAGTTACAACATTTATCCATAACTTATTTATGTCCATATAGCCCATCCCTAGTGCCAGGCAAATGTGCAGTGAAATGAAGCCGTGATTGTGATGCGGATGAATCTCGCTCACGTCTGAACTACGTTTTCAGCGGTGCAGATGAGATCATCAGCAGCGATGAAGACCTTCCGTTTTCCGATGACCTGAACGATCAGAGCTATGACCCGAAGGCTGAAAGGTGTGAGAGTTACTCTTTGGAGACTGATTTTATCTTCTTCGAATAATAACAGTTTATGTATTTCCAATCTCAGGGACCCAAGTAAAGTAAAGCGCAAAGTCCCTCCCAGACAGCGGGAgcgggagaggagagagaaagccCCCAAGAAGGAAAGTGCGGGGACTGAGATAAAGGTTGAAGGTTCAGACAACGTGGAGAGTGTGGAGGAGGAACCGAAGGTGGAAGAAGAGAAAGTCGACGACCCAAATGGACCCAGGAAGTAAGCACAGCAGTGATTTCAAGAAGAAAAATATGGTTACAAAGAACAGACTCACGCTGACTTTGCCTACGTGCTAGTATTATAAACCCAAAATGCTGCGTCATAAATTTGTGGTTGCACCGATGATGCAGCTACTGGAAACGTTCGCTGCACTGTGAACATGTAAATCATCTTCACTTCTTTCATGTGTAATTTAAAAGTCTCTGTCTGCTCTGTCAGGAGAGGTCGGCGGAAGAAAGATGACAAAACACCACGGCTGCCAAAGAGGAggtaaaagtgtgttttaatgGCTTCTGAGAACTGCTGTTGATCAGTAGTTTGAAAGCGTGTGTGACCTATAAACGGGAGTaccattattattttaagtattAAGGTACATGGTACGTACAAACAGTATTTTGGTTTCAGTACAAGTGGAAAATATGTGATCAGGATGTCAAAAATGCCACTTCTGTTTGCGTCTTTACAGTTTATGAATCTCAAGTTTTTActatttgtctttatttttcggCTTGATTTATACTTGGACAAATGCTTGACTCTGTTGCCCCGACAACATTCTCCACCTGGAGCGGCAACTTCAACTCCAGCGTTGCTGCAGCAAAGTTTTCAATTTCACCACGAGCCGCAAGATACTTGACGCATTTAAAGAGGGCAGTGCTTCATTGAGCGATCGATTATaagtaataaaaaatacacagcAGAAGTCTAGTTAGGAGTATAATAATCTCTGTAACTACGGATGTCATTGGTAAACGTTTTCTTGAATGAAACTTGCACTTAAAACTTCCATCATAAACATAAAATTCTCCTGAATCCCCTCAAACTTCTTCTTCTGGGTCTGTGTTTCTCTCGCATTAGAGATGTAGTGGGTCATGAATCAGCTGATGAGACGTCACGCAGGTGGATCTAACCaaaactgttgagtttcttgtgtACAAAAGTACAATTCAAACCACAATCATGAACCACGGTCATCCACGCTCGAATGGTCAGGTGCTGCGCTTTGGTTTCGGTTTCATACAGCGCGGAGCTGCAGCCCATGCTGTACTTTCCCTTTTACTCTCATAGTAAAATGCGAATAACGTCAACATATGGTGTTTTATTATGACATATTCCCAGATCCATGACACTTTTCACAGGTTTATTTCTGTCTGTTTGTTACTCCTGTTTATTCTGCCGGAGCAATTCATTCTTTTTGAAAAACTACGCTGCAGTTGCACTAACACTCCCGGTGGAAATTGGGAGTCACTCTCGCTGCAGATCACTATATCGacagcaaacatcatagtccatggAAACTCCTCTAAGCTTACCACTAAAATGGCAATGAACCGATTTAGTGGTGGGTTCATCACTGTGACACTGAGGATGCCTTTGCTCTCACAGGAAGAAGCCCCCTGTGCAGTACGTTCGCTGTGAGATTGAGGGGTGTGGCACAGTCCTGGCTCATCCTCGCTATCTGCAGGTTGGTCTGGATCATTGTCATGTTTTCAATGATTTAAAGTGAGCAGGGGAAACTGATCTCAACATGAATGTTAAGAGTGGACTTAAATTTGAAACTGAATGGAGAAAATGTTTTCCACAACACTTCAACATAAATGCCTCTTTATGCCAATGTTCTTCACAATATAAACAAGATCAAAGACGGCGAGCAGAATGAAACTGCTGGTGTGTCGTCGTACCTTCTGTATTACTTTTAATATAGTTTGATTTTCTTCCCTCAACCAGCATCACATAAAATACCAGCACTTACTGAAAAAGAAGTACGTTTGCCCTCACCCATCTTGCGGGAGACTTTTCCGGCTGCAGAAACAGCTGCTTCGTCACGCCAAACATCACACAGGTGAGGGGGTGACGTGCACCGTGGTTCTGTAAAAAAAGATAACATTTTTAATGCTTCATCGTGCTTCGTTCAGACCAGAGAGACTACATCTGTGAGTTCTGCGCTCGTGCCTTCAAGAGCTCCCACAACCTGGCCGTGCACCGGATGATCCACACAGGAGAGAAGCCCCTCCAGTGAGTCTTTGTCATTGGAGTGTGTTTCTGTTCATGGAAGTCCTCATGTTGTCAACGTGCAGACCATTGTTGGGAAGCTCTGTGGTCGTCTTGGGTCCCACACAGCCTGTAGACAGGGGCACCTGTGACACAGAGACACTCGCATACAAGTGTGAGATGTTCAGGCCTGGACCCTCTCTTTGGTCGGCTGTAAAACTAGTCTTCTCCATTGTGGCTGTGGTTCAGCATCAGGGTTTGAGGCCGTGTTCCCTCTGAGACAGGCCTTTTGTCCCTGAGGTGCAAGTGATGACAGGACCTAGTGCTATTGAGCAAACATGATgttaacaaatacaaacattaaatagattttaaatgtgaaagcttCTGATATGCTTGTGCCTCTCGTTCTCCTTGGTTCAGGAGTCTCAGTCCGGTACTCAAAGGGCCGCAGCGGATGCAGGTTATTGTGCTGTAAtctgtgtttgcttgtttggttggaaaaaaaaccctgcacccactgcggcccctcTGTGGATCAGTGCGAGGCGCCTGCCTTGGTTTGTTCCTTGTGCGCTACAACGCCATCTACAGGCTTGGCATTTGCACTACATCGTTTTCAGTGGATTCATGTAGACTGAAATTGAACTGTAGGGAATAAGAAATGTAGAATACCATGACCAATAccatgatctttttttttttttactttgaaaattcGAATGTGATCCGCTGTGTTTCTAGATGTGAAATCTGCGGCTTCACCTGCCGCCAGAAAGCGTCTCTGAACTGGCACATGAAGAAGCACGACGCCGACGCCACCTACCAGTTCGCCTGCTCCATCTGCGGGAAGAAGTTTGAGAAGAAAGACTGCGTGGTGGCGCACAAGGCCAAGAGTCACCCGGAGGTCCTCATCGCAGAGGCGCTGGCCGCCAACGCCGGCGCGCTCATCACGACGCCTGCCGCTCTCTTGGAGCTCCCTGGGAACTCCATGCAGACCGGGGTCGTCAGCGTGGAGGCACAGAGCGAGCCCGCGGGCCcggaggaggcgccgcaagtCGCTGCGGTGGGTCACCAAGTCGTCGTTCTGGGTCAAGAGCGGAACCTCCACAACATGCAGGTTCCCGTGACAATATCGCTGTCCCCCATCGACCCTCCATCCCCTGCTGACGCCCAGCAGCagactcacctgcagctgcagatgcCTGTTCAGTTTGTGCAGGCGCCGCCGCCACAGCCAGCCCAAATCCAGCACCTGACCCTCCACCCGGGCGGCGTGGTGACCCAGCAGCAGCCCCAGCTTCACCCTCTCCAGTCGTATACCtcgcagcaacagcagcagtgtcAGGGCCAGATCTTGCAGATGAGCTTCCAGCCAGTGAGCCAGGCACAGactcccagctcctccatcatGGCCACCACGGCGGCCCAGCACACGCCCACCACCAACTGCTTCACCCTGGACAGCCCTGCGCTGAGCTCGCCCTCTCAGCCTGCTGGCTCGGAAGCGGTGCGGGACGACACCGTGGTTTGGCAGCAGACAGGATGAGGGCGTCATTAACAACCTaacatactgtatgtgtttGAGATACAAGTAGGGAGACGGCTCCATCGCCTACTTTGACTTGTCTACTGGGTAGCTTTTTAGAAGAATCAGGGAAAGACGTGTCCATGTTGGTCTGTGTAAGTCGTTGCCTTTGTACATAACATTCCTGTAAACGTCACTAGCCTTTTAATGTGAGAGCACCGATGATATGCAAAGCCGTCGGGTCATGGAGAGCGTCGTTCTCTCCGGAACGTAGCAACATAATTTATGTTTTGACACGTAAGAAAATGATTCATCGAGATTTCAGTTCATTTATTGTGTCCTTTATAAACCTTCGCCTGACAAGGTTGACAGAACAAGTTTTTAACAGTCTTAATGAAGAACAACAGTTGTTAAACGTCTAGAATGAAGTTGCATATTAAACACgtttgtcagtgtttgtgtgactTGTGTCTCAAGGCCTTTCCTGCTACTCCAGCGCTCCGATTCACCTAGGCTGGTTATAGGCTCCAGTCTCAGTACGATGAAGatcttcaggggtcgccacagcaaaTCAGCCCCCTCCACCTGAACCTGTCTTCATCctcgtcctccttcatcacatcagtGAACCACATGTTCTCGTCTGTCGCATTGTTTTGCCCTTCATATTGGACTATGGAGATCATGTCACGATTTGCTGAGTTAGAAAATACTTCTCTGAACTAATACAGGAAACAAAACGTTTCATTGAAAGATGAACAGATGGAGCAATGTGTTTCCACTATGCAGCAAGATGGGAAAACTAGGAACAAACAGTAAGAAAGTGTACATTATTgctggagtggagtggagtgaaAGTGTACCCCACTATGTTGTGGTTGGGTGAAGCCAATTTGTGACCCACCACTGAAGCAGGTAAGTAAAAGGTGCGAGTCTCAATGTTGAATGTCTTTTGAGCCTCAGTCTTGTGAAGGAGCAATCAGGACCAGTGGAGCCGCTCTCTGTCCCTCTGCATGGCCAGCTGCTTCATGGCGCGCTTGGGTGGAATCAACGTGTTGCTCAGTCCCGCCTTCCTCTTCTTGGCTCTTTGAGcgtcctcctccgtctcctctgaCCCGCCACCTTCACCGGACACAGCCTGAGGTGGAGTTTCATTGCTCAGAGATGAGCGACCATCAGATGCGGTCAGCGCCGTCTGAAGGTCGCTGTCGTGTGCGAACTTGCATTTGATCCCGAACCTGCATCTCCCGTCCCTTCTGTACGACACACACATCTTCTTCCCCCCGATCTGAGAGGGCTTGGACTGCAGGGTGAGTGGGACGTGCTTCTGTAGGGCACTAAGCTTCTGCTCGGCCTGGGCCTTGAAGGGGTTTgcaaacacactgctgctgcccGAGCTGGCGTTCAGAGCAGGAGGGGGCAGTTTGTTCTGGTGGACGGCGCCCTGGAAGCGGGCAGCAAGGCCCGGATGTTGTGGGGAAGGGCACCGCTTCAGTGGGTCCAGGTCAGCCCCTGGATCTGCATCTCCATCTGACTCACTGGAGCCCGACTCCAACAGGAAGTTGCGGGACCTTTTAAGAGGTGAACCATCCGGCTCCAGAGTCTCCCCTCTGTTTGCCAGCAGATACGCAGGTCAAATAAGCGCAACAGATAACAGAGCAATGAAAAAGTGGCCTAACACAACATGTTAGTTTACCTCTCTTCGGCATCACTGTCAGAGTCCGAGGAGACGCCATATCCAACCAGGGAGTTCATATCGCGCTCAGCTGTTCCTGCTTTGCCTCAGCTTTGATCACAACATCCACGTCATATATCCATACGTTTATTTGATCGCAACGAAAAGCAAACCCTCGCATTAGCCGCTAAGGTTTAGCATTCCCTCTTTAACGCTATTGACTTCCgatagtgccatctggtgactTGGAGTATTATTACAGCCAGGCTGCTTCAGGATGCGATTTCTTCCACCTTTTTACGTCCGAAAACGCgacttttattgattttcgTGCGAGTATAATGCACGTTATACAAGGAAATGAACATAGCGTCtcatttaaatggaaataaCTAGAAATGTATGGACATCTTCATACTCATATAGGTTGCATTTAGTTATCAAGTTCCGTG includes:
- the si:ch211-113e8.11 gene encoding uncharacterized protein si:ch211-113e8.11, whose amino-acid sequence is MNSLVGYGVSSDSDSDAEERGETLEPDGSPLKRSRNFLLESGSSESDGDADPGADLDPLKRCPSPQHPGLAARFQGAVHQNKLPPPALNASSGSSSVFANPFKAQAEQKLSALQKHVPLTLQSKPSQIGGKKMCVSYRRDGRCRFGIKCKFAHDSDLQTALTASDGRSSLSNETPPQAVSGEGGGSEETEEDAQRAKKRKAGLSNTLIPPKRAMKQLAMQRDRERLHWS
- the zfp91 gene encoding E3 ubiquitin-protein ligase ZFP91 isoform X1 — its product is MEPTSERPDDVNKGDELAEDKAAEQTPAPSTPDTPRRGLRNGRSRSGVAADVNGAVTSPQQSSGRVLRDRSTRSVPAWLKDAKSDGEEEESADSGASKRRKVSNSRRKKNVEPVGLVDVGGEVAADSLQGTDSDDSKEPVPNAQALPPRRLPTQIRSKPSAPKTVSGSAKPVFKTEPGVESQAATDDELKVKEKCDIEKKEEVDDVSEPAMVDEDDPDFKDDPNDPNFEPEDSASGADEIISSDEDLPFSDDLNDQSYDPKAERDPSKVKRKVPPRQRERERREKAPKKESAGTEIKVEGSDNVESVEEEPKVEEEKVDDPNGPRKRGRRKKDDKTPRLPKRRKKPPVQYVRCEIEGCGTVLAHPRYLQHHIKYQHLLKKKYVCPHPSCGRLFRLQKQLLRHAKHHTDQRDYICEFCARAFKSSHNLAVHRMIHTGEKPLQCEICGFTCRQKASLNWHMKKHDADATYQFACSICGKKFEKKDCVVAHKAKSHPEVLIAEALAANAGALITTPAALLELPGNSMQTGVVSVEAQSEPAGPEEAPQVAAVGHQVVVLGQERNLHNMQVPVTISLSPIDPPSPADAQQQTHLQLQMPVQFVQAPPPQPAQIQHLTLHPGGVVTQQQPQLHPLQSYTSQQQQQCQGQILQMSFQPVSQAQTPSSSIMATTAAQHTPTTNCFTLDSPALSSPSQPAGSEAVRDDTVVWQQTG
- the zfp91 gene encoding E3 ubiquitin-protein ligase ZFP91 isoform X2, which translates into the protein MVALQGRENNSDDSKEPVPNAQALPPRRLPTQIRSKPSAPKTVSGSAKPVFKTEPGVESQAATDDELKVKEKCDIEKKEEVDDVSEPAMVDEDDPDFKDDPNDPNFEPEDSASGADEIISSDEDLPFSDDLNDQSYDPKAERDPSKVKRKVPPRQRERERREKAPKKESAGTEIKVEGSDNVESVEEEPKVEEEKVDDPNGPRKRGRRKKDDKTPRLPKRRKKPPVQYVRCEIEGCGTVLAHPRYLQHHIKYQHLLKKKYVCPHPSCGRLFRLQKQLLRHAKHHTDQRDYICEFCARAFKSSHNLAVHRMIHTGEKPLQCEICGFTCRQKASLNWHMKKHDADATYQFACSICGKKFEKKDCVVAHKAKSHPEVLIAEALAANAGALITTPAALLELPGNSMQTGVVSVEAQSEPAGPEEAPQVAAVGHQVVVLGQERNLHNMQVPVTISLSPIDPPSPADAQQQTHLQLQMPVQFVQAPPPQPAQIQHLTLHPGGVVTQQQPQLHPLQSYTSQQQQQCQGQILQMSFQPVSQAQTPSSSIMATTAAQHTPTTNCFTLDSPALSSPSQPAGSEAVRDDTVVWQQTG